The Bacillota bacterium genome segment GTCGTGGCCTTCGGGAAAACACTGCGGGAATGTGAAAACGAGCTGCGCTCTACGCTCGAGGAATGGATCCTGTTGGGACTGAAACTCAAACACCCGCTGCCTGTAATCGGTAACATTGATCTGAACCAGGAGCCATGCCATGAGTCGCTGGGCTCCCTGTAAACGCCGCGACTTTATCAGCCGCCTCCGCAAACTAGGGTTCCGGGGGCCTTACAGCGGGACACGTCACCAATTCATGATTTACGGTGAACACCGCTTGAGCATACCATCCAATGCCGAGTACTCTGTGCCGCAGTTGAGGATGATGCTGGAAGAGGTTGAAAAAATCATTAAGCGCAAGATAGATCTTCAGGAATGGGAAGAACTTGGGTAGAAACTACAGGGCGAAAATTTCAGAGCGAAAACTACGGCGTGAAAACCAACAGGGAGAAAACTAGGCGGTGAAAACGTCTGAAAGTTTGATCTCCAGGCCGGGGAAGAGCTCCGGGGCGAATTTCGCGTCCCCTTCCCACGCGCGCACGAGAAAGTAGATCCCGCGTTCGAGGCGAAACTCCTCGATAGTTTTTTGGTCCGGGTCCGCCACCCAGTAATAGGGGACGCCGTAGCGGGCGTAGACCTGGGCCTTGGTCACCCGGTCCATGCTGGCCGTGGCGGGGGAGACAATTTCAACAACCAGGTCGGGGGCGCCGGCGATGTTTTTCTCGTTGATCACCTGCTCCCTCGCCTTTGAAACAAAAACCAGGTCCGGCTGGAGAACGCACGTGCTGCTCAGGACCACGTCAAGCGGCGCGTCGAAAACCTCCCCCAGATCGTGCTCCGCAACATGGCTTCGTATAATGAAATACAGGTTTCCTGAGACTCTCTGGTGCCTCGTGGTGGGTGAAGGCGTCATCTGCAGCACTCCCTCCAGGATCTCGTAACGCCGGCCGTCGTCGGGCATCTGGGCGTACTGCTCGTAGGTGACGAAGATCTCACCTGCGGGGGGAACGTTTGCGCCCATGAACCGGCACCTCCTTTTCGGCATCGGGTTGATTAAATTATACCACATTTCGCCTTGAACAAACTATTATTTTCCAGATATTTAGAATCCAGCAGGGTGGGAGTAGCCTACCCCGGAAAATTTTAACAGACGGCAGAAAAGCTCCACCCGGAAGGAATGACCGTCCTGCCTCCCGATCCGGTGGCGGGAGCAAGAGGTATGTTAAAGAAAAAGGACCTCCCCCTGCCGGAACTGATGCGAAAAAACAGAGAGGAAGAGCAGATTCATTCGCCGTTGCCCTGGCGCGCGGCCGGGGAGCGGAACTGGTAACCTTCATCTTTTCCCTCTTTTTGCCGGCCTGAAATCCCTGTCCGGAAAGGCGTTATGAACCTTGACCTGAAAAATGATTTAATTATAATGGTGATGGAGGTGAGGTGAGTGGATCGCACCCAGATCTATCTTCCCCCCGAACAACACAAGGCGCTGCTCAAAGAAGCGGCCAGGAGAGGAATTTCCTTTGCGGCCCTGATGCGGGAAATCGTTACCGACCATCTTGAGAAGGACAAAAAGTTAAAAAAACCGCCTAAAGAAGTTTACCTGCGCCTGGTCGGGTTAGGACAGAGCGGGGCACGGGACGTTTCCGAGCACCATGATCGATATCTGGCGGAGGCCCTCAAAAATGACCATCATGGTTGATACCGGCGCCTGGTACGATCCGCCTCCTCGATGAAAATAAAAATGGAGCGGAAGACGGGAATCGAACCCGCAGCCCTCGGCTTGGGAAGCCGATGCTCTACCGTTGAGCTACTTCCGCCCGCAAATGCTTTGCCAACAATATTATACCCGGCGGCGGGGGAATTGGCAAGGGGTCCGCGGGGGAAATTTGACGGTTTTCCGGAGATTTCATCTCTGGTATAATAAGTCAACGGCAGGATTTTCTTAAGATCTGCCAAATAACATTTACTAAAACTATTTACTAATTATTTAACAAAACTTGCCGGCAATACCGGAAAAGAGCGCGAAAGGACGCGCGTTTTATCGGTATAAGAAATTAACGGGAGAGATTTTGAACGGGGGAGGAGCGCCGTGAAAACCCAGTGGGTGAAGGGCTTGCGGGCGGGGACGGAGGTCGCCACCTATTTCGGGATCTTCGACATCAGCCTGGCGAAAACGAAAAACGGGGCGAAGTATCTCAAGCTCCTGCTGGGCGACCGCACCGGGATGATCGAGGCCCGCGTCTGGGACTCCGGCCTGGCCGAAGAACTCTACCGGGTGGTCGCCCCGGGGGACATCGCGGTCGTCCGGGGCACCGTCACCGAGTTCAACGGGCTCCAGATCAACATCGACACCTGCCTGAAGACCGACAAGTCCCACCTCGACCTCAACGACTTCCGTCCCGTGACGGAAAAAAACATCCCCCAGATGTTGAGTAAATTCACGCAGGGGCTCAAGCAGGTAGCGCACCCCGATTTGAAGGCCCTCCTCGAGCGGGTCTTCACGCCCGATTTTGCAGGCAACTTTGCGCGGGCCACGGCCGCCCGCACGATCCACCACGCTTACGGCGGCGGGCTCCTGGAGCACACCCTCGAAGTGATGGACTACTGCACAAAGATCGCGGAGGTGCAGGGGGAATTTCTCAACGCCGACCTCCTCATTACCGGGGCGGCGCTCCACGACATCGGAAAGCTGTGGGAGTACGACCAGACGGACCTCGTCTTCCAGCGTACCGGGGTGGGGCGCCTGCTGGGCGGCCACGTGATCCTGGGGAGGGATTTCGTGCGGGAACAAATTGCAGCCTGCGAAGCCTTTCCCGGCGAGCTCGCCCTCCACCTCGAGCACCTGATTTTATCCCACCACGGGCAGCGGGAGTGGGGAGCCGTGGAAGAGCCGCGCACCGTCGAGGCGGTCGCCCTCCACCACGCCGACCTGATCTCGGCCCGCCTCAATCAGGTCGCCCATCTCCTGAAATCCCACCAGGGAACTGCGCCCTGGACGAATTTCGACCGCCACCTGGGGAGAAGCCTCTACGTGCCGGAGAAAAAGCCCAATCAGCGTAGGGGATAATTAAACCTCTTTCCGGCAGACCGGGTCTGAATCGCAATTTTTTCTCCGCGGCATCAATAGCCAAATCCAGGAAAACGCGAGAACCAAAAGACTTCAAAGACTGGGATAAAGAACGGCAATCATGGTAAAGCTATGAACATGACGCTTGAGACGATATCCGAGGCAATTTACCGGGAATCAGCCGTTCTTTTCGTTTTGGACGAAGTGGAGCGAAGGCTCCACCGGGTTGCCGCGGCCCGGGAGGGCACCTGCGGAAGGCTGGCCGCCCACCTTATCCAGGCAGGAGGCAAGCGCCTCCGCCCCCTGCTGGTGATCCTCTCCGGCGAGTGTCATAGCGCCTGCAGCAAAAGGGGTGGCGGCGGGGGCGAGAGCAGCGGAAGCGGCGCCCGCGCCCGCGAGTCCCTTATTAATGTCGCGGTAACCGCGGAACTCATTCACACCGCCTCGCTCATCCACGACGACATCCTCGACCGCGCCGCCACCAGGCGCGGCCGGCCCACCCTCAACTCCCTCTGGGGGAGCCACGCCGCGGTCCTGACAGGCGATTTCCTTTTTGCAACGGCATTCGGACTTCTCGCCCGTGAGCACGAAGGGGCGCTCGCCCTGATGGCGGGTGCCGTCCGCGCCATGTGCGAGGGGGAAATCCAACAGGCGGCCTCCCTCTTCGACCCCGCGCTTACCGAAAAGGACTACATCTCCCGGATCGAAAAGAAAACAGCCTCCCTGCTGGGAGCCTGCTGCGGCGCCGGGGCCCTGGTGGCCGGAGCGCCCGCAGAAACCGTCGCCAGCTTGATCTCCTTCGGCCGCAACCTGGGGCTCGGTTTCCAAATTATAGATGACCTCCTCGACTTTACGAGAGACGAAGAATCCCTGGGCAAGCCGGCGGGCTCCGACCTCGCCCAGGGGATCCTCACGCTCCCCGTGATCTACCTCCTCCAGGACGGAAGCCGCGGGCAGCAGGTGAGGAAAATTCTTGCCAGGCGAACCTGCGGCCCGGCCGAACTTGCCGCGATCATCCAGGCCGTCCGGGAAACACCCGCCCTTGACTACGCCTACCAGAGAGCCGTCCACTTCACCCAAAAAGCGAAGGCCTGCCTTGCGTGCATTCCGGAACAACCCGCCCGCTCCACCCTCCTGGCCGTCGCGGACGGGGTTCTGGCCAGGGTCAACTGACTAAATCTTTCCGAAGCAGCGCAGGAGGCAGCAGGCGCGGTGCATCCAGAGCGTATCTTTCCCGCCCAGTTCCAGGAGAAGACGGGCGTCTCCGTCCAGCCCCTGGGCCGGAACTTTCGGGTCCGAAAGGTAAAAGGCGGGGAGCCCTCTGACCACGGTGAGGTGAAAGAGTGGGTCTGGCAGGTGGGCGGCCTTTTCCAGGGCGCGCCGCAGAAATAAGGTGAGCCGCTCTCTGCAGGCAGCCCCGTCCGGGTAGTAGAACACAAAGTTGAGGTCCCCCCCGGCCCGGTCTTCGGCCTGGTCTATAAAATAGTCGAGCAGGATGTGGAGGCCGCAGATCCAGGGGAAGTAGCCGGCAGTCAGGAGCCGGGCTTCCGACGGAGTCAAGCCGGGCCGGGCCGCTGCGGCGCAGAGGGCGAAAATGCCGAGCGTGGACCCGGCTGCCGCCGCGAATTCCCACCAGTTCAGTTCGGGGCAGGCGGCGGCGTGATCCGCGAACCAGTCCCTGAGCAGTTCCTCCCGGCGCTCCAGGTGCGTGTGCTTGAAGGTCTGGAGGTCGCTGTAGAGGCGGGCGAGCCTGAGGGCGTCGTTTTGCACCGCGCCGTAAGAAGGGAGGCGGCGCAAAACATCGCGGCACTCCGCCACAAGCGCCGCCAGGTACCCGCCGTCGTCCCGGTAGGGGTAGAGGCCGTAGTAGTCCCCCGGCCCTCCCGCAGGGTCGAGGGCGTCGGTGTAGGCGGTGTGCAGCTGACGGAAGGCCGCGGCATCAAAGCACCCGGCGCGGTCGCAGAGGTTATCCAGGTAGTCGCTGATGGTCTGAAAAGCGACGAAAAAGGGAATCAGTTCCCGCGCCGGACCGCCATAAAGGGCGTAAACGCTTCCCCCCTGAGCGTGGAACCGCTTCTTTTCGATGCTGGCACGCCCCTGCCGCCGCAGCTCCGGGTCGCCCGCTTCCCCCAGGCGCCGCCGCCACCGCTCAAGCTCCCGGTCCACCTCCGGGAAGACGCGCATCGCAAATCTAACTACAAGCGCCAGCCGCTTCGCCCGCGTTCCGGCCGTTTCACGCAGGGGGAAAGAAGTCTTTCGAGCCGCCCTGTCCGCCATCTTCTTCATGCACTCCTCCAAACCCTAATCCCGTTCTCAGGAAATAGGATACATCAAAAGAGGGACAGGTCTCAAGTTCAAAAAGGGCCTGTCCCTTGCTCTTTATGCCCTTGCTCTTTGTGAAGACACCGGTGAAGCACCGGAGAGGATCAACGCATTTGCATCGCCATCTCAGCGTTTCTTAAGTCCTGCTGGATTTGCCGGCTTACGTTGTAGGGGTAATACCAGCCCTTGTTCAGCATGTAGCTGGTGACTCTTTCGTGTAAGTTGATGGCATCATCCAACTGCTTCCGCAGAGCGCTGCGCACGTTGGGGGATGCTACTTCTGTAAGGGCAGATGCGATGTTCTTAACCCCCGACTTAGCAGAAATTAACAGATCATACGCGACTGTTTGGTCGTTGAGGGCGGTTGCGCCAGCCGGATCCTGAACCGCGCCGCCGGCGTTCCTGCCAGGGTTGATATTAATGTCCATACCAGCTTTACCTCCTATCTCAATAATTTGCTAAAAACTCGCTTGAGGTTGATTTTGACGTGATAAAAAGTTTTGAAGCTGCTGAATATGATTCTGAGAAGCCTGAACATCTTGCTGCAAAAGGGACTTCAACTCCGGATCCGCAACGAACTGGTTCATTGCCGACGCCTTCATGACGCACACGTTTTTGAACGCCATGAGCTCGTGAAGTTCCAGCATTTCATGAAGAGCAAGCCCCTGGTGAACCACAATTTCACCTCCTTTGCGAATTAATGACGAGAGCTTTTGACAGGAAAGTCTTTGCGCTTCCTTTTTAGCATCTCCATTTCTCCACCGCTTATGAACAAAAAGCTTTTCTCTGCTCGGTAATACGTTTTTTGGTTTTTTGTCTCTTCTCCAACAAATGTGGGAGTTTACGTTAACAATAATTCAGCTATGAATAAGTGAATAATTCAAGCCTGACCCCTATTTCTTCCTATTTCTATTTTGTTGAATACTATGTAATACAAATGTTATAATATTAGTGAGGTGATAATCATGAAAACTGTTAAATTAAGAAAAATTGGTAACAGCTTTGGCTTCACTATCCCGAAAGAACTCATGGAAAAATATAATCTTGCTGAAGGCAATGAATTACATGTCGTTGAAACTAAAGACGGCTTTACCCTCACTCCTTATGATCCTGAATTTGATCTCTGGGCGGCTAGCTTTGAGAATACTAATAATAAATTTAAAAATACGCTAAAGAACCTGGCAAAATGAAAAATGTTATCTTTATTCCGAAAAAAATTATTCTACTATTTCATGAGCAGTTAATCCAAACTTATGGTGGCTCTTACGGTATTCGAGACGAAAAATTGCTTGATTCTGCTTTAGAGCAACCTAAAGCAACTTTTGATGGTAAGTTCTTACATGACACTCTAATGAAAATGGCTGCTGCATACGGCTATCACTTGTGCAATAATCATCCCTTTTTAGATGGAAATAAAAGAATTGCACTTGTTGCCATGGATATTTTCTTGCAAAGAAACGGCTATCAAATTATCGCTTCTGAAAAGGAAACCTACAAAATGATGGTGGCCCTATCAGCGGGTAAGCTATCAAAAGACGAACTGGCACACTGGCTTGAAAATAACACATCGTCTCTTATCAATAACTGAACTCCTTGGATGTAGTCCAGGTTTTTCTTTTCTAAGAACATTGTTGAGGCGGAAATGTAATGTTATACGACAGACCCGTTTCATTAAAAAACACTGATCTAGTTGTTGTTATGATCCGTGTTTTGTCATTTAAAAAAAAGGATAGTGTCTTATACTTCCTGTAAAAGCTGAACCCTTCCCATCCAGATAGAAGGGATGCAGCCCTACCTTGGAGAATCTGGGATCAGTAACCCAAACCTACCCAATTCACAAAGGAGGCTGCATCTATGAAGAGAATACCACCAAGTGAACAGTTCAGGCAAGAGTGGGATCAGATCCTGTGTAACGGTGTCGGTGAAAATGAAACACTGCTTGATGCGCTGTCAAGGGCCGGGGCCCGGTATATGCTGCAGGTGGCAATAGAGCAAGAGGTCACCGAATATCTGGGCCGGGGCCGCTACCAGCGGGGCGACCGTGATCGTGAAGGCTATCGTAACGGCTACGAACCCAAGACGCTCCTTACCGGCCAGGGACCGATTGAATTGGCCGCTCCCCAGGTGAGGAACACCAGTGAGCCATACCGGTCGCAACTGCTGGATGCTGTCGCAAAACGCACCACCGCCTTTGACGAACTGATCCGCCGCATGTATGTACGCGGCCTGAGCCAGAGAGACGTTGCCGATCTCTTCTGGGGTTTGCTTTTCGCCAGTAGAAACCACCAGAAGAAAACTTACCGCTAGGGCCACCACCAGGGAGACGGCCAGGCGGATGGACCGGTTACGCATTTCTTTAGCACCTCCTGATATGATCTAAGTTTTAGGGCAATAAAAAAGCCCTCCACCGTGTCAGTGAAGGGTTCTCTGTATAGACCCACTTCCACCCTCAGTAGGGGCAAGGAGTCATAGTTTAACCTGCTATTCCTCAATTTCTTCCTTAATCTTTTTTCTTACCCTTTCAGTAAAGCGGAACCCATTCTGTTCCAGGCTATCGAGGATTGGATCAACGCCAGGCAATAGACCCATTTTTACGCCAAGCGCCACAACGCCTAAGGTACCCATAATCTTGGTAGCCTCCCTGACTTCTTTCACACCCGGAAGTCCAGCCCCCTGTAATATCATGGTATACACCTTGAGGAATAATAATACGCCCAAATATGGCGTGCAGGAGGTTTACCTGCTTAATCCGCGCCAAGGCAATAAGTGGTGTCGAGTTAGAGACCACTTTCATTTTGCAAAAACTCCTTGACGGTCGCCAAGTCTTCCTCTAACTCGTCGAGATCATAGTTAAGAGGAATGTTATGTGCGGCCAAGAAATCGAGGAAGTCCTGTTTGGACACGTTGGCCAGTTCCGCCGCCTTACCCAGGGATAAGCTCCCATCTGCGTAAAAGGTTGCCGCGAGCCTTTTCAAGGCTCCATTTTTGCCCGTTGAGCTGATTCTCGGCCTTTGATGAACAGTTCTCTTGGTAACTCTAGATCAATCTTTATGGTTTGGTCCGGCACTTTATCGCCTCCCCGGTAATACCAAGCTTTAGTAAGATCATACCATAAGAAATGCCCATCCTCAACTGGCTGCTTCATCTGTTTGTTACGCCCTTAGGGCTTTTGGAAGAAGCACTGTTAGATGTTTACCGCTATCAAGAAATTATAGTGCTTTATATCGCTTATATCTCGTTGATCTCGACATCCTG includes the following:
- a CDS encoding CopG family transcriptional regulator translates to MDRTQIYLPPEQHKALLKEAARRGISFAALMREIVTDHLEKDKKLKKPPKEVYLRLVGLGQSGARDVSEHHDRYLAEALKNDHHG
- a CDS encoding spore coat protein, translating into MDININPGRNAGGAVQDPAGATALNDQTVAYDLLISAKSGVKNIASALTEVASPNVRSALRKQLDDAINLHERVTSYMLNKGWYYPYNVSRQIQQDLRNAEMAMQMR
- a CDS encoding polyprenyl synthetase family protein; the protein is MNMTLETISEAIYRESAVLFVLDEVERRLHRVAAAREGTCGRLAAHLIQAGGKRLRPLLVILSGECHSACSKRGGGGGESSGSGARARESLINVAVTAELIHTASLIHDDILDRAATRRGRPTLNSLWGSHAAVLTGDFLFATAFGLLAREHEGALALMAGAVRAMCEGEIQQAASLFDPALTEKDYISRIEKKTASLLGACCGAGALVAGAPAETVASLISFGRNLGLGFQIIDDLLDFTRDEESLGKPAGSDLAQGILTLPVIYLLQDGSRGQQVRKILARRTCGPAELAAIIQAVRETPALDYAYQRAVHFTQKAKACLACIPEQPARSTLLAVADGVLARVN
- a CDS encoding DUF3368 domain-containing protein; the protein is MKEVREATKIMGTLGVVALGVKMGLLPGVDPILDSLEQNGFRFTERVRKKIKEEIEE
- a CDS encoding transposase: MKRIPPSEQFRQEWDQILCNGVGENETLLDALSRAGARYMLQVAIEQEVTEYLGRGRYQRGDRDREGYRNGYEPKTLLTGQGPIELAAPQVRNTSEPYRSQLLDAVAKRTTAFDELIRRMYVRGLSQRDVADLFWGLLFASRNHQKKTYR
- a CDS encoding Uma2 family endonuclease; translated protein: MGANVPPAGEIFVTYEQYAQMPDDGRRYEILEGVLQMTPSPTTRHQRVSGNLYFIIRSHVAEHDLGEVFDAPLDVVLSSTCVLQPDLVFVSKAREQVINEKNIAGAPDLVVEIVSPATASMDRVTKAQVYARYGVPYYWVADPDQKTIEEFRLERGIYFLVRAWEGDAKFAPELFPGLEIKLSDVFTA
- a CDS encoding UPF0175 family protein, which gives rise to MKRLAATFYADGSLSLGKAAELANVSKQDFLDFLAAHNIPLNYDLDELEEDLATVKEFLQNESGL
- a CDS encoding type II toxin-antitoxin system death-on-curing family toxin codes for the protein MKNVIFIPKKIILLFHEQLIQTYGGSYGIRDEKLLDSALEQPKATFDGKFLHDTLMKMAAAYGYHLCNNHPFLDGNKRIALVAMDIFLQRNGYQIIASEKETYKMMVALSAGKLSKDELAHWLENNTSSLINN
- a CDS encoding type II toxin-antitoxin system HicA family toxin — protein: MSRWAPCKRRDFISRLRKLGFRGPYSGTRHQFMIYGEHRLSIPSNAEYSVPQLRMMLEEVEKIIKRKIDLQEWEELG
- a CDS encoding HD domain-containing protein, encoding MKTQWVKGLRAGTEVATYFGIFDISLAKTKNGAKYLKLLLGDRTGMIEARVWDSGLAEELYRVVAPGDIAVVRGTVTEFNGLQINIDTCLKTDKSHLDLNDFRPVTEKNIPQMLSKFTQGLKQVAHPDLKALLERVFTPDFAGNFARATAARTIHHAYGGGLLEHTLEVMDYCTKIAEVQGEFLNADLLITGAALHDIGKLWEYDQTDLVFQRTGVGRLLGGHVILGRDFVREQIAACEAFPGELALHLEHLILSHHGQREWGAVEEPRTVEAVALHHADLISARLNQVAHLLKSHQGTAPWTNFDRHLGRSLYVPEKKPNQRRG
- a CDS encoding AbrB/MazE/SpoVT family DNA-binding domain-containing protein, translated to MKTVKLRKIGNSFGFTIPKELMEKYNLAEGNELHVVETKDGFTLTPYDPEFDLWAASFENTNNKFKNTLKNLAK
- a CDS encoding tetraprenyl-beta-curcumene synthase family protein encodes the protein MKKMADRAARKTSFPLRETAGTRAKRLALVVRFAMRVFPEVDRELERWRRRLGEAGDPELRRQGRASIEKKRFHAQGGSVYALYGGPARELIPFFVAFQTISDYLDNLCDRAGCFDAAAFRQLHTAYTDALDPAGGPGDYYGLYPYRDDGGYLAALVAECRDVLRRLPSYGAVQNDALRLARLYSDLQTFKHTHLERREELLRDWFADHAAACPELNWWEFAAAAGSTLGIFALCAAAARPGLTPSEARLLTAGYFPWICGLHILLDYFIDQAEDRAGGDLNFVFYYPDGAACRERLTLFLRRALEKAAHLPDPLFHLTVVRGLPAFYLSDPKVPAQGLDGDARLLLELGGKDTLWMHRACCLLRCFGKI
- a CDS encoding spore coat protein, with amino-acid sequence MLELHELMAFKNVCVMKASAMNQFVADPELKSLLQQDVQASQNHIQQLQNFLSRQNQPQASF
- a CDS encoding type II toxin-antitoxin system HicB family antitoxin, with the protein product MISFVLTDYIEQAMTLANYDKLEDGTFSGHIPVCPGVVAFGKTLRECENELRSTLEEWILLGLKLKHPLPVIGNIDLNQEPCHESLGSL